A region of Paenibacillus sp. 37 DNA encodes the following proteins:
- a CDS encoding DUF5695 domain-containing protein: MTMISKKWKPLMIALLLAFPSLPLQVSALPGVAVAAVKTSISNASLSAKVGDLGQIEELYINNNPANKQGKPINFVLPNTTSPQNGTQHQWMGEMIFSYRTGANGQFPDNRDGFVEVDTNKTLAAGGSTQVSTINPDNPYMNKTASADGKKVEVNFIGQNLNSTDQRVMKGFDVKSVFDMETDDGSLLWEITLKNKSNQYIEFGDIGLPMPWNNKYQTLSDTYDDRVTVHNFAGADSGYSYAIRTSGEGNFMLFTPVPESGARIEYVDYWMHEAGERRAADTFKNWTGDSGGWYPGLNVLYIHSKEIQKTGRGYFTDASSLVLGPDESKTYKFKFSAVRGGDNTPQESAQSPNNSSTSMEDREANLRSILYKSGMIDAIAVPGFQTAINMPVKLDLHYDDSIIDVQSIDIQNVAENDPFDEAHIPDIKPGKSRKEMVDNSRAGRGLPDGNPGYNESVEFVETKIVNGEQHHIYSLEFDSIGNNSVHINYKLKDGNEWVDKFTQYEFNVLTELDAISDAHSDFMVQKTQDKNPESPTYGNYFDWYLSSGMDLNTSHWGDDWSHDNINFMTIKNYLAPNPDEIRSIETYLIDFMWERYMKNTQDSYIVANWLKDSGAYTDKDKPYTRTFSEIMEATGFFNMYRIQKAYPNLIEYRESPQYYLEKAYNIYDKRVSTEAIGFYGEQQIPDMIEALKEEGMQTESANLQKKFAFDKGRNMTRASYPYGSEFEYDNTGEEGAYAAAKALRTYYPTDTLAGAAEKSMEMADWKTRAMRGIQPTWFHYSVPVFRGGEGWWNFQYTASLAGYIMDDWLRYENDGRSMEQTAIAQQRNYAGKISNFNAVNMGQISANSVGSTSWRYSMYKGGTGTKDVYDGGSRVMSNGWNDFSGESEEGLYGSLLSISSDIVTDPIFGLFGYGALVTDEGNSYNIMPKDGFGKRINLIDEKIYLELESDKIESAKIQKDGEGFTLQLLNPSGKEHTSRILFDGVGMENGYYTMKLNGAAAGQFYVQNNEGVAMFQMGSVQRAELTIERSAGGENEAPQITVEVATQHPQALIPFMLNGIVTDDGAPEGTLSYQWEVVSAPEGGKLTFNHPKASITQATGTKEGSYTVKLSASDGQLTGSSQIIFELASPPDKQPPAIGQVTAVQDVANNSIVVLSGEAIPDPVHTEAEEPQLKYAWAIKQKPEGSADISFVDSDKAAAYARISTAGTYMFTFSAADGDKKASKDVTIEIKEDTVDAYRAISVVIKKDIEPELPRHIYILSEDGYLEQEITWDAIDPSSYASAGQFEARGNVNGIALEVWTTVHVVNTELQNAALTAKASASFSGGDGYPEAMNNGIEPKSSADFSPNRSAPNSAWHNWGREGDPAWVTYEWDQPFLASSMDVYVFQDNGGNFRPKDMQLMLRGEDGKWYTPRDIKGLGNELNKYNTTTFEPAYITGVRMDMKPTVNGSGILEWKVYGYTGAVDKSELIKVYNYVNTLNASNLADPGLAPIEAAKTEASAVIKNMNTTDEEVTLALEKLLTDLRLLSPRDGNMAFLANVSSSYTSPWESLAAVNDGKKDGSNISHWGTWGHEGAEEWVQYEWPQGASIRSSNLVLWSDAGGIKPPTQIVYSYIPADSVTNEWVTAGTVTEGIKVVDHSPTESSNPYTFDPVLEVKALRATLTKQSQAGDNGVGLWEWEVHQAISSPDREAPVTPAGVAPSIPDGDDGKLIGVTTEMEYKKEGEEEYIAISGIEVTGLTAGKYYVRYMKTGSLSASLDKEVVIPEGQTQEQAAPDASGWVISHANSDTDTKGKIEGLNDTMEYRKLGEEDYTPVPGSSINDLEPGSYQIRYAATDSLKASPSVTVDIRNEAKENRDAPTAEGLVITPPTAAGGNDGRIENVTADMEYRKADQGGYMPVSGTSIEGLTAGSYELRYAGTDMSNPSPAILIVVPDGTKQEQSPPSSAEVKAVNVSAAGAKDGKITGVSPVMEYRQVGVDAGSWNAITGTEVTGLGNGIYEVRYKETAIHHASQSLTVVISNPVINPKPTETPPSTDAPVSVTTPSPTPENIKVEGNWIKIVAPQTDTKTGKAKGAPIRQEDLNKALEHVKANSSNVKTLMVDIPKAEGANSYAVELPAAALTAAHANIKIEINTEFGSVTVPSNLLKYISGAKSVELTLSWLDTAKLHSEVNSVTASRPVIAFAVQLDGEEMVALNAPVEIRLPYTPDVEELANSKYLTVAYVAANSTFVQLLNGKYDSALQAMVFPAANTGQYAVVYTKKFFNDVIKDSWYAPAVETMASKGFIDGTSATSFSPGQKVTRGEYLAWLVRTLDLKAEFNTTFGDMKQTDLYYEEIGIAKALGIALGTNGSFYPETEIARQDLAVLTMRALRAVGKTEQTHTAEDLKRFTDAANVAKYAVDDMAAMAKMGFINGRSNVTLSPDGTTIRAEAAQVLYKIFLQL; this comes from the coding sequence ATGACAATGATTTCGAAGAAGTGGAAGCCGCTTATGATCGCGCTGCTCCTGGCATTTCCAAGTCTGCCGTTGCAGGTTAGCGCTTTGCCTGGGGTCGCGGTGGCTGCAGTAAAGACCAGTATCTCCAATGCCAGCCTGTCGGCCAAAGTCGGCGATTTAGGTCAGATTGAGGAGCTCTATATCAACAACAATCCTGCCAATAAACAGGGGAAGCCAATCAATTTCGTCCTGCCTAACACTACATCACCGCAGAATGGTACACAGCACCAGTGGATGGGTGAAATGATCTTCTCTTACCGTACGGGTGCCAATGGACAATTCCCTGACAACAGGGACGGCTTTGTAGAAGTTGATACCAATAAAACATTGGCTGCGGGGGGATCTACACAAGTTTCGACCATTAATCCGGATAACCCCTATATGAACAAGACCGCATCAGCAGACGGCAAGAAGGTAGAAGTCAACTTTATTGGACAGAACCTAAATTCTACAGACCAGCGGGTAATGAAGGGCTTTGATGTGAAATCCGTTTTTGATATGGAGACCGATGACGGTTCACTGCTTTGGGAAATTACGCTGAAGAACAAGAGCAATCAGTATATCGAATTCGGGGATATCGGCTTGCCGATGCCTTGGAACAACAAATACCAGACCTTATCCGATACCTATGATGACCGTGTGACGGTGCATAATTTCGCAGGTGCTGATAGTGGATATTCATATGCCATCCGCACCAGTGGTGAGGGGAACTTCATGCTCTTCACCCCAGTGCCGGAAAGCGGAGCTCGGATCGAGTATGTAGATTATTGGATGCATGAAGCAGGAGAGCGGCGTGCTGCAGATACCTTTAAGAACTGGACAGGGGACAGTGGCGGTTGGTATCCGGGACTGAACGTGCTCTATATCCACTCCAAAGAAATCCAGAAAACGGGACGCGGATACTTTACTGATGCTTCCAGCCTCGTCCTAGGACCGGATGAGTCCAAGACATATAAGTTTAAATTCTCAGCAGTCCGTGGAGGTGACAATACGCCGCAGGAAAGCGCCCAAAGCCCAAATAACAGTTCAACTTCGATGGAGGATCGCGAAGCCAATCTCCGGTCCATCCTATATAAATCAGGCATGATTGATGCCATAGCGGTGCCAGGCTTCCAGACAGCAATCAATATGCCTGTCAAGCTAGACCTGCACTATGACGACAGTATCATTGATGTACAATCCATCGATATTCAAAATGTGGCAGAGAATGATCCGTTTGATGAAGCGCATATTCCGGATATTAAGCCTGGGAAGAGCAGAAAGGAAATGGTTGACAACTCGCGGGCCGGACGTGGACTGCCTGACGGGAACCCTGGCTACAACGAATCGGTTGAGTTTGTGGAGACCAAGATCGTGAATGGCGAACAGCATCATATCTATTCACTTGAGTTTGATTCGATCGGCAACAACAGTGTGCACATCAATTATAAGCTGAAAGACGGTAACGAATGGGTGGATAAATTCACTCAATATGAATTCAATGTTCTAACCGAGCTGGATGCAATCTCGGATGCCCATTCCGATTTCATGGTCCAGAAAACACAGGATAAAAACCCGGAAAGTCCGACTTACGGTAACTATTTCGACTGGTATCTGTCAAGCGGCATGGATCTCAACACAAGCCATTGGGGAGATGACTGGAGCCATGATAACATCAACTTCATGACGATAAAGAACTATCTGGCACCCAACCCTGATGAAATTCGCTCAATCGAAACATACCTGATCGACTTCATGTGGGAACGATATATGAAGAATACTCAGGACAGCTATATCGTTGCAAACTGGCTGAAAGATTCTGGAGCGTACACCGACAAAGATAAACCTTATACACGTACCTTCTCCGAAATCATGGAAGCTACTGGATTTTTCAACATGTACCGGATTCAAAAGGCGTATCCCAATCTGATCGAGTACCGTGAATCGCCTCAGTATTATCTGGAAAAAGCATATAACATCTACGATAAGCGTGTTTCCACCGAAGCCATCGGATTCTATGGTGAGCAGCAGATCCCGGATATGATTGAAGCTCTGAAGGAAGAGGGAATGCAGACCGAGTCGGCCAATCTACAGAAGAAGTTCGCCTTCGACAAAGGACGGAATATGACTAGGGCCTCTTATCCTTACGGCTCGGAATTTGAATATGATAACACTGGTGAAGAAGGAGCCTATGCAGCAGCGAAGGCGCTGCGCACTTACTATCCTACAGACACGCTTGCAGGCGCAGCTGAGAAAAGTATGGAAATGGCTGACTGGAAAACACGCGCCATGCGCGGGATTCAACCTACCTGGTTCCATTATTCAGTGCCCGTCTTCCGCGGTGGTGAAGGCTGGTGGAATTTTCAATATACTGCGTCTTTAGCAGGATATATTATGGATGACTGGCTCCGATATGAGAATGACGGCAGATCGATGGAGCAGACCGCAATTGCACAGCAGCGCAATTATGCGGGGAAGATTTCGAACTTCAACGCCGTCAATATGGGTCAGATTTCGGCGAATTCAGTTGGCAGCACCTCTTGGAGATATTCGATGTATAAAGGAGGCACGGGCACTAAGGACGTATACGATGGCGGATCACGCGTCATGAGTAACGGCTGGAATGATTTTTCGGGCGAATCGGAAGAAGGCCTCTATGGTTCCCTTCTCAGCATCAGCTCTGATATTGTTACAGATCCGATATTCGGGCTGTTCGGATATGGCGCGCTGGTCACTGACGAAGGAAACAGCTATAACATTATGCCAAAAGACGGTTTCGGCAAGCGGATCAATCTGATCGACGAGAAAATTTACTTGGAGCTGGAAAGCGATAAAATAGAAAGCGCGAAAATTCAAAAAGATGGTGAGGGTTTTACTCTCCAGCTCCTAAATCCCTCAGGGAAAGAGCATACTTCACGGATTTTGTTCGATGGAGTGGGGATGGAGAATGGCTACTATACCATGAAGCTAAATGGTGCAGCTGCCGGACAGTTCTATGTTCAGAACAATGAAGGCGTTGCCATGTTTCAGATGGGCAGTGTGCAGCGTGCCGAATTGACCATTGAAAGATCGGCCGGCGGTGAAAATGAAGCTCCCCAAATTACTGTAGAGGTGGCGACACAACATCCACAAGCGTTAATTCCATTTATGCTTAATGGTATTGTAACCGATGATGGCGCTCCAGAAGGCACTCTGTCCTATCAATGGGAAGTGGTCAGCGCCCCGGAAGGTGGCAAGTTAACCTTTAATCATCCGAAAGCAAGTATTACACAGGCTACGGGTACCAAAGAAGGCTCCTATACCGTTAAGCTTAGCGCAAGTGATGGACAACTGACTGGCTCCAGCCAGATAATCTTCGAACTGGCTTCACCGCCGGATAAACAGCCTCCAGCAATTGGCCAAGTGACTGCTGTTCAGGATGTTGCCAATAACAGTATCGTGGTATTGTCCGGGGAAGCCATTCCTGACCCTGTGCATACCGAGGCAGAAGAACCCCAGTTGAAGTACGCTTGGGCCATCAAGCAAAAGCCTGAAGGTTCAGCAGACATTTCATTTGTGGATAGTGACAAGGCAGCGGCCTATGCACGTATAAGCACGGCAGGCACCTACATGTTTACCTTCAGTGCGGCAGACGGAGACAAGAAGGCTAGCAAGGATGTAACGATAGAGATCAAGGAAGATACCGTTGATGCTTACCGTGCAATCAGCGTAGTGATCAAGAAGGATATTGAACCAGAACTCCCCAGACATATCTATATTCTGTCAGAGGACGGGTATCTAGAGCAGGAAATCACTTGGGATGCTATTGATCCAAGCAGTTATGCTAGTGCAGGCCAATTTGAAGCCAGAGGAAACGTCAATGGCATTGCTCTGGAGGTTTGGACTACCGTACATGTCGTGAATACTGAGCTGCAAAATGCGGCGCTGACAGCCAAGGCCTCCGCCAGCTTTTCTGGTGGCGACGGATATCCGGAAGCGATGAATAACGGCATTGAACCTAAAAGCTCGGCAGATTTCTCGCCGAACCGCAGTGCCCCCAACAGTGCATGGCATAACTGGGGTAGAGAAGGAGATCCAGCATGGGTGACGTATGAATGGGATCAGCCATTCCTGGCCTCATCCATGGATGTATATGTATTTCAAGACAACGGCGGTAACTTCCGTCCAAAGGATATGCAACTTATGCTTCGCGGCGAAGATGGGAAATGGTACACCCCGCGGGACATAAAGGGATTGGGCAATGAACTTAATAAATACAATACGACTACCTTTGAGCCCGCCTATATTACAGGTGTTCGTATGGACATGAAGCCTACCGTTAATGGCAGCGGTATTCTGGAATGGAAGGTATACGGCTATACCGGAGCGGTAGATAAGTCAGAACTGATCAAGGTCTATAACTATGTAAATACATTAAATGCTTCGAACCTTGCAGATCCTGGTCTTGCGCCAATTGAAGCGGCAAAGACAGAAGCATCTGCTGTGATCAAGAATATGAATACCACAGACGAAGAAGTTACTCTGGCGCTTGAGAAGCTGCTTACGGATTTGCGTCTTCTTAGTCCGAGAGATGGCAATATGGCCTTCCTCGCAAATGTTTCTTCTAGCTATACCTCTCCTTGGGAGAGTCTGGCTGCAGTAAACGACGGAAAGAAGGATGGCAGCAACATTTCGCATTGGGGAACCTGGGGCCATGAGGGCGCAGAGGAGTGGGTGCAATATGAATGGCCGCAGGGTGCATCTATCCGAAGTTCGAATCTGGTGCTGTGGTCAGATGCCGGCGGAATCAAGCCGCCTACCCAAATTGTATATTCCTACATCCCGGCGGATAGCGTTACTAATGAATGGGTAACAGCGGGAACGGTTACAGAAGGAATCAAAGTGGTTGATCATTCTCCGACGGAATCTTCCAATCCATACACATTTGATCCAGTACTTGAGGTCAAGGCGCTGCGAGCCACCCTGACCAAGCAATCACAGGCAGGAGATAACGGTGTAGGCCTATGGGAATGGGAAGTTCACCAGGCCATATCCAGTCCTGATCGTGAGGCTCCAGTAACACCGGCCGGTGTGGCACCGTCCATTCCTGATGGAGATGACGGCAAACTGATCGGTGTGACAACAGAAATGGAGTATAAGAAGGAAGGCGAAGAAGAATATATTGCTATTTCAGGAATTGAGGTCACAGGTCTCACCGCCGGTAAATATTATGTCCGGTATATGAAGACTGGTTCGCTGAGCGCCAGCCTGGATAAGGAAGTCGTTATTCCGGAAGGGCAGACACAGGAGCAGGCTGCACCAGATGCAAGTGGATGGGTGATCTCACACGCCAATTCGGATACCGACACAAAAGGCAAAATTGAGGGTTTAAATGATACGATGGAATATCGGAAGCTGGGCGAAGAGGACTACACGCCTGTTCCAGGTTCAAGTATCAACGATCTGGAGCCTGGCAGTTATCAGATCCGGTATGCAGCCACAGACAGCCTAAAGGCAAGTCCGTCGGTAACCGTGGACATTCGCAATGAAGCTAAGGAAAACAGAGATGCACCAACAGCGGAAGGACTGGTTATTACACCGCCTACAGCGGCAGGCGGAAATGATGGCAGAATTGAAAATGTGACTGCCGATATGGAGTACCGGAAGGCCGATCAAGGTGGTTACATGCCGGTCAGTGGAACCAGCATTGAAGGCCTGACGGCCGGTAGCTATGAGCTCCGGTACGCCGGAACAGATATGAGCAATCCAAGTCCTGCTATCCTGATCGTCGTTCCTGACGGAACCAAGCAGGAGCAAAGTCCGCCGTCCAGTGCAGAGGTCAAGGCTGTAAATGTCAGTGCAGCTGGGGCCAAGGATGGTAAGATCACTGGTGTAAGTCCTGTAATGGAATATCGGCAAGTGGGAGTGGACGCTGGCAGCTGGAATGCGATCACAGGCACAGAGGTTACAGGTCTTGGTAACGGAATCTACGAAGTAAGATATAAAGAAACGGCAATTCATCATGCGAGCCAATCCCTTACTGTCGTTATCAGCAATCCAGTCATCAATCCGAAGCCTACGGAAACACCGCCGTCAACGGATGCACCTGTGTCAGTGACCACACCTTCACCGACTCCTGAAAACATCAAAGTCGAAGGGAATTGGATTAAGATTGTGGCACCACAGACGGATACCAAAACCGGTAAAGCTAAAGGAGCACCCATCCGCCAGGAAGACCTTAATAAGGCTCTGGAGCATGTAAAGGCAAATAGCAGTAATGTTAAAACGCTTATGGTGGACATACCGAAAGCAGAGGGAGCCAATTCCTATGCGGTTGAGCTTCCTGCAGCTGCACTAACCGCAGCGCATGCCAACATCAAGATCGAGATTAATACGGAATTTGGATCCGTTACAGTACCTTCTAATTTGCTGAAGTATATATCAGGTGCCAAAAGTGTGGAACTGACACTAAGCTGGCTAGATACGGCAAAGCTACATTCAGAAGTAAATTCCGTAACAGCCAGCAGACCTGTTATTGCATTCGCTGTTCAATTAGATGGAGAAGAAATGGTAGCCTTGAATGCACCGGTTGAAATCAGACTGCCTTATACTCCTGATGTTGAAGAATTGGCCAATTCCAAATACCTTACAGTTGCGTACGTGGCTGCAAATAGTACATTTGTTCAGCTACTGAATGGCAAATACGACAGTGCTCTACAAGCCATGGTTTTTCCAGCGGCAAACACAGGTCAATATGCAGTTGTTTATACGAAGAAGTTCTTCAATGATGTCATCAAGGATTCGTGGTACGCACCAGCGGTTGAAACAATGGCGTCCAAAGGATTCATCGACGGGACATCAGCAACAAGCTTTAGTCCTGGCCAAAAGGTCACAAGAGGTGAGTATCTAGCTTGGTTGGTAAGGACACTGGATCTCAAAGCAGAGTTCAACACCACCTTCGGTGATATGAAGCAAACAGACCTCTATTATGAGGAAATCGGAATCGCCAAAGCACTCGGGATCGCCCTGGGCACGAACGGCAGCTTCTATCCGGAAACGGAAATTGCTAGACAAGATTTGGCTGTGCTGACCATGCGGGCTTTGCGGGCAGTGGGGAAAACTGAGCAGACCCATACAGCTGAGGATCTCAAGAGATTTACAGATGCAGCAAACGTAGCAAAGTACGCAGTTGATGATATGGCTGCAATGGCTAAAATGGGTTTCATAAACGGGCGAAGCAATGTAACCTTGAGTCCTGACGGAACGACAATCAGAGCAGAAGCTGCTCAGGTTCTATATAAAATTTTCTTGCAACTATAA
- a CDS encoding sugar efflux transporter, whose amino-acid sequence MINRFISLFSIPSYALLFMCMALQGMGISLSAPFLSIYFTEQLGVSIGMFGLYLAVTLIAGIWISTLIGRRSDLGLNRKSVYLFSTLSNVLAFSGYLFIQDFPILFIYMTVFTALGAPGMPQLFAISREAVIKSHFTERAFANSTLRSAFSLGFITGPLIGTLLLAAIGFKGIFLGTIGAFLLVALLVFLFLQSNTEMKNNNAEANIKSFRLTQNRDILIPFLILTLMYTAHWMSSINTALFITNNLGGTTSHVGLISSICAALEIPFMIILGLLSAKYSNRILVFCGAIFGGAYYFVILISNEMWQMLAAQILLAVFVAVISAIGISYIQDLLPSMPGYASTLYSNSSTIGRLLGSLVGGGVASIVGYRYSFIFCFILIIIAVIMLVVSGRQPSDEPQIST is encoded by the coding sequence ATGATCAATCGATTTATCAGCTTATTTTCCATTCCTTCGTATGCGCTACTCTTTATGTGTATGGCATTACAGGGAATGGGCATTTCACTCAGTGCCCCCTTTTTATCTATTTATTTCACGGAACAGCTTGGCGTATCTATTGGAATGTTTGGTCTTTATCTAGCCGTTACACTAATTGCAGGAATATGGATCAGTACGCTAATCGGGAGACGTTCTGATCTCGGCTTGAATCGGAAGAGCGTTTATCTTTTCTCTACTCTCTCTAATGTTCTGGCCTTTAGTGGATACTTGTTTATTCAAGATTTTCCGATTTTGTTCATTTACATGACTGTGTTTACTGCCCTTGGTGCACCAGGAATGCCCCAGTTGTTCGCTATTTCTAGAGAAGCAGTGATAAAGAGTCATTTTACGGAGCGTGCGTTTGCTAATTCTACCTTGCGTTCTGCTTTCTCTCTTGGCTTTATTACAGGTCCTTTAATCGGCACTTTATTACTCGCTGCTATTGGATTTAAGGGGATTTTTTTGGGAACGATCGGAGCTTTCCTACTCGTTGCTCTGCTTGTTTTCCTGTTTCTCCAATCAAACACAGAAATGAAGAACAATAATGCTGAAGCGAATATAAAAAGTTTCCGACTGACTCAAAACCGGGATATTTTAATTCCTTTTCTCATTCTGACACTCATGTATACGGCTCATTGGATGAGCAGCATAAACACGGCTCTCTTTATTACAAACAATCTTGGGGGTACGACAAGTCATGTCGGTTTAATCAGCAGTATATGTGCCGCGTTGGAAATTCCCTTTATGATTATACTCGGTCTACTTAGTGCAAAGTATAGTAACCGAATCTTGGTGTTTTGCGGGGCTATTTTTGGAGGAGCTTATTATTTCGTTATACTTATCTCGAACGAGATGTGGCAAATGCTTGCAGCACAAATTTTGCTCGCTGTTTTTGTCGCCGTCATTTCTGCGATTGGAATTAGCTACATTCAGGACCTGCTGCCTAGTATGCCGGGATATGCTTCCACACTCTATTCGAATTCATCCACAATCGGTAGACTGCTTGGTAGTCTTGTTGGTGGTGGAGTAGCCAGCATTGTAGGTTACCGATATTCATTTATCTTCTGCTTTATACTTATCATCATTGCTGTAATTATGCTTGTGGTAAGTGGACGACAGCCTTCAGATGAACCGCAAATTTCAACCTAA
- a CDS encoding VOC family protein, whose amino-acid sequence MGITGWGNKITEITLFVEDLQRSKTFYQESFQVLIQYEDENCAVFDYGNTCINLLNQSNARELIDPAQFGRVEDGARFLCTIQVPDVDRVCNELEIRGVTLLNGPITRPWGRRTACFADPDGHIWEIAQVL is encoded by the coding sequence ATGGGGATAACTGGCTGGGGGAATAAAATTACCGAAATCACATTATTTGTGGAAGATCTGCAGCGGTCGAAGACGTTTTACCAAGAATCGTTTCAAGTATTAATCCAATACGAAGACGAAAACTGTGCAGTATTTGATTACGGTAATACATGCATAAACCTCTTAAATCAATCAAATGCACGAGAATTGATTGATCCGGCTCAGTTTGGTCGTGTCGAGGATGGTGCAAGGTTCCTGTGTACAATCCAAGTGCCCGACGTTGATCGGGTATGCAACGAGTTGGAAATACGGGGCGTTACATTGTTAAATGGGCCAATAACGCGTCCTTGGGGGCGGCGAACGGCTTGTTTTGCCGACCCTGACGGGCATATTTGGGAGATAGCGCAGGTGCTTTAA
- a CDS encoding DinB family protein — protein sequence MLKNDSVAIIEQYKRNLAGYTIDQLRYKFQEDVWSIGQMYIHVIDVAEEYIDHIQTCTMETQEKNGGKTEVGTKAFIEKVWPDVRVKLEEPVNRTRNPNSKEEIIAGLEQVLKKMRYWEEHVRGTNQACKVRHGWFGWLNARDWFEMIGMHSRHHLHQKVRLDEKLVEAGLCNNSLN from the coding sequence ATGTTAAAAAATGATTCCGTGGCTATTATCGAGCAATATAAGCGAAACCTGGCTGGATATACGATAGACCAGTTGCGATATAAATTCCAGGAAGACGTTTGGTCGATTGGACAAATGTATATTCACGTGATCGATGTGGCAGAAGAGTATATCGATCATATTCAAACTTGTACGATGGAGACTCAAGAAAAAAATGGAGGCAAGACTGAAGTCGGAACGAAGGCGTTTATCGAAAAAGTGTGGCCCGATGTCCGTGTTAAACTTGAGGAACCAGTCAACAGGACCCGTAACCCCAATAGTAAGGAAGAGATCATAGCCGGTCTAGAGCAGGTGTTAAAAAAAATGAGATACTGGGAGGAACACGTTCGCGGAACGAATCAGGCTTGCAAGGTGCGTCATGGCTGGTTTGGCTGGCTTAACGCGCGTGATTGGTTTGAGATGATTGGCATGCACAGCAGGCATCATTTGCACCAAAAGGTAAGACTTGACGAGAAGCTTGTGGAGGCAGGCTTATGTAATAATTCACTAAATTAA
- a CDS encoding DUF3888 domain-containing protein: MKRFIGSLLTAIIFLMVIQPICAKPNDEPLKRLVLTLLAPKIQEQINHYYKNKSTVTPTFTPFLDGTDVDVKYHSSHIVVQVKTIPYVGPHLDVGLDSMRFSIDNSGSVVVLEYKHIRNYDLPPNWQKIIKTH, translated from the coding sequence ATGAAAAGATTTATAGGATCATTGCTAACAGCCATCATTTTCTTGATGGTAATCCAGCCCATTTGTGCAAAGCCAAACGATGAACCATTGAAACGGCTTGTACTTACTTTGTTAGCTCCAAAAATACAGGAACAGATTAACCACTACTACAAAAATAAATCCACTGTAACACCTACGTTTACGCCTTTTTTGGATGGAACTGATGTAGACGTTAAATATCATTCTTCACATATTGTTGTTCAGGTTAAAACTATTCCGTATGTAGGACCTCATTTGGATGTTGGACTCGACTCGATGAGGTTTAGTATAGATAACTCCGGATCAGTAGTAGTTCTTGAGTATAAGCACATTAGGAATTATGACTTGCCTCCTAACTGGCAAAAAATTATTAAAACTCATTGA
- a CDS encoding GNAT family N-acetyltransferase, with translation MNQNVTLIGKTIKLLPLESKHKEDLLETLMNPNIWEFTWRKNATYDDIKHLIEQAIQNQLHGTQLPFVIVELMSEKIIGTTRIGDIDMINQNAEIGWTWLTPTYWRTGVNTECKFLLLNYCFEQLALVRVQFSISGNNIRSQRAIERIGATKEGIFRKHRRDTQGRFHDNVFYSITDNDWPEVKSTLEHMIHIKYSPKNTR, from the coding sequence ATGAATCAAAATGTTACTTTAATAGGCAAGACAATAAAACTCTTACCCCTAGAATCTAAACATAAAGAAGATTTACTTGAAACACTAATGAATCCAAACATATGGGAATTTACTTGGAGAAAAAATGCAACATATGATGATATTAAGCATTTAATCGAACAAGCCATACAAAACCAGCTTCATGGCACCCAACTCCCTTTCGTCATCGTTGAACTCATGTCGGAAAAAATTATTGGAACCACAAGAATCGGAGATATTGATATGATCAATCAAAATGCGGAAATCGGCTGGACATGGCTAACACCGACTTACTGGCGTACAGGTGTAAATACGGAATGCAAGTTTTTACTGTTAAATTATTGCTTCGAACAATTAGCGCTAGTTCGCGTGCAATTTTCCATCAGCGGCAATAACATAAGGTCACAGCGAGCGATAGAACGGATTGGGGCAACTAAAGAGGGCATTTTTAGGAAGCATAGGCGGGATACTCAAGGTAGATTTCATGACAATGTTTTTTATAGCATTACGGATAACGACTGGCCGGAGGTAAAAAGCACTCTTGAACATATGATCCATATAAAATACTCCCCAAAAAACACAAGATAG
- a CDS encoding NUDIX hydrolase, whose translation MAFPTHIVSAGGIVEDGTGNILLVKAHDDGWVYPGGITEVGENLIDGVIREIKEESGIVATVSHLISVVSNTAIHKWYDGVTDVPTKVMFDFVCKAVGGELATSNETSECRWVPKESVLDLVTLPGIRMRYEAYLNFNGSVNYMEYVTASTIEFDVKLQRSV comes from the coding sequence ATGGCGTTCCCGACACATATTGTATCTGCAGGCGGAATTGTAGAAGATGGAACTGGAAATATCCTTTTAGTAAAAGCTCATGACGATGGTTGGGTGTATCCTGGTGGGATAACTGAAGTAGGAGAAAACCTAATTGATGGCGTCATTCGTGAAATCAAAGAGGAAAGTGGAATAGTTGCCACGGTTAGCCATTTGATTAGTGTTGTTTCGAATACAGCAATCCATAAGTGGTATGACGGTGTGACTGATGTGCCTACGAAGGTCATGTTTGATTTTGTGTGTAAAGCTGTGGGTGGAGAGTTAGCGACTTCTAATGAAACGAGCGAATGTAGGTGGGTACCAAAGGAAAGTGTTCTGGATTTGGTTACTTTACCTGGAATCCGCATGCGTTATGAAGCTTATTTGAACTTTAACGGATCTGTGAATTATATGGAGTATGTAACTGCGTCAACGATAGAATTTGATGTCAAGCTTCAAAGGAGTGTTTAG